Proteins encoded in a region of the Scomber scombrus chromosome 16, fScoSco1.1, whole genome shotgun sequence genome:
- the LOC133996570 gene encoding teashirt homolog 1-like, with protein CSCFSAYGPEDEFKVDKTDEEEHLPDDGLSLDGQDTDYLLNDDEDGRDHYSCQNSPLSNGTNPDAGYASPLSTTSDQLVDLKTTSSFSDVQEQVEVKPGESTESINGLSLQDSLAKMKAVYANLISDASWSSIALDMLKSKQGNNVAPSSNNNNNGSNHKESNGFLNSPSQGNILLKNKCSTSNASATTDTTTSSTTTRTVSSNNNSGTSVNSGSTGLAYDWHQAALAKTLQHTPYQLLPEPSLFSTVQLYRQNNKLYGPVFTGASKFRCKDCSGAYDTLVGLTVHMNETGHYRDDNKDTEDDRGKKWSKPRKRSLLEMEGKEDAQKVLKCMYCGHSFESLQDLSVHMIKTKHYQKVPLKEPMPALSSKLVPPTKKRAFQDLMSPSSPESVSSGIHLGEIHKDQKLANPYVTPNNRYGYQNGASYTWQFEARKAQILKCMECGSSHDTLQQLTAHMMVTGHFLKVTNSASKKGKQLVFDPVIEEKIQSIPLPPTTTRLPAPNGKSQPDSPLQPASPEENIDEEAEEENTETMEPEKMIKEEREDPPEKSDKPGKARSYQYLREEDLDDSPKGGLDILKSLENTVSSAISKAQTGTPTWGGYPSIHAAYQLHGSLKSTLPLCAQVQPLFSSNSLKMMPTDIGNIIHSPNSPSPPPSHKNNVLAMEKLVEKVTGKSPVKSEKEEKPLENKCRSAKSPLPNAKDKQASPNPEKLSKTVKSTAVHGQTESRRKEGEQMENKIDTEIKSEVNSPKKPVSNGSNNLSIITDHSPEQPLVNPLSALQSIMNNHLGKASKVATPFIDPFAMLYKINSNSAQIKQAEPASQYHNDDDDDQPMDLTKSKNTNGSTAKSTSTSPNNNSINSKPVFKNFSQSSSPPLRENALMDISDMVKNLTGRLTPKSTTPSSISEKSEIDGCTFDDSLEELSPIQRRKGRQSNWNPQHLLILQAQFVSSLRETPEGKFVISDLGPQERVHICKFTGLSMTTISHWLANVKYQLKRTGGTKFLKNIDSGQPLFLCSDCASQFRTPSSYIHHLESHLGFTLKDLSKLSIDLIEQQAVSRIEDNTLSPSGLTEEDTGSVYQCKLCNRTFVSKHAIKLHLCKTHGKSPEDHLIFVKELEKTDKQ; from the coding sequence tgttcttgtttttcagCTTATGGGCCTGAAGATGAATTTAAAGTGGACAAGACTGATGAAGAGGAACATCTGCCGGATGATGGCCTTTCTCTTGATGGTCAAGACACAGACTATCTGCTCAATGATGACGAGGACGGAAGAGATCACTATAGCTGCCAAAACTCTCCACTCAGCAATGGCACTAACCCAGATGCTGGGTACGCCTCTCCACTCAGCACCACCAGCGATCAGCTGGTGGATCTTAAGACAACATCCTCCTTCAGTGATGTTCAAGAACAGGTAGAAGTGAAGCCAGGTGAGAGCACAGAGTCTATCAATGGCCTCTCGCTGCAGGACAGTTTGGCAAAAATGAAAGCCGTCTATGCAAACCTGATCTCTGATGCCTCCTGGTCCAGCATTGCATTGGATATGCTGAAAAGTAAACAAGGGAACAACGTTGCACctagcagcaacaacaacaacaatgggaGCAATCACAAAGAGAGCAATGGGTTCCTGAACAGTCCCAGCCAGGGTAACATCCTATTGAAGAACAAATGTAGCACTAGCAATGCCTCagctactactgatactaccaCCAGCAGTACCACCACAAGAACGGTGtcaagcaacaacaacagtggCACCAGTGTAAACTCCGGCAGCACAGGATTAGCCTATGACTGGCACCAGGCAGCATTGGCAAAAACCCTACAGCACACTCCATACCAACTCCTTCCTGAACCTAGTCTTTTCAGCACCGTGCAGCTCTACAGGCAGAACAATAAGCTCTATGGACCTGTGTTTACAGGTGCCAGTAAGTTCAGGTGCAAGGACTGTAGTGGAGCCTATGACACTTTGGTGGGCCTGACTGTACATATGAACGAGACGGGCCACTACCGTGACGACAATAAGGATACCGAGGATGATCGAGGCAAGAAGTGGTCCAAGCCACGTAAACGTTCCCTGCTGGAGATGGAAGGCAAGGAAGACGCCCAAAAAGTTCTGAAATGTATGTACTGTGGCCACTCTTTTGAATCCTTGCAAGACCTTAGTGTTCATatgatcaaaacaaaacactatcAGAAAGTGCCTCTAAAAGAACCAATGCCAGCCCTCAGCTCAAAGCTAGTGCCCCCAACCAAAAAAAGAGCATTTCAAGACTTGATGTCCCCAAGCTCCCCAGAGTCGGTCTCATCTGGCATACACCTGGGAGAGATCCACAAAGACCAAAAATTGGCCAATCCCTATGTCACTCCCAACAATCGATATGGTTACCAAAACGGTGCCAGTTATACTTGGCAGTTTGAGGCACGCAAGGCACAAATTCTCAAATGCATGGAGTGTGGCAGTTCACACGACACCTTGCAGCAACTGACAGCCCACATGATGGTCACAGGACATTTTCTTAAAGTAACCAATTCAGCCTCTAAAAAGGGTAAGCAGTTAGTTTTTGATCCTGTTATTGAGGAAAAAATTCAGTCAATTCCTCTGCCCCCGACTACCACAAGGCTTCCAGCTCCCAATGGGAAGTCACAGCCTGACTCCCCATTGCAGCCGGCTAGCCCCGAGGAGAACATAGATGAAGAGGCAGAAGAAGAGAATACTGAAACAATGGAACCTgagaaaatgataaaagaagagagggaagaccCCCCTGAAAAATCTGACAAACCTGGAAAGGCTAGATCCTACCAATATCTGAGAGAAGAAGACTTGGATGATTCACCTAAAGGAGGCCTGGACATCTTAAAGTCTTTAGAGAACACAGTTTCAAGTGCAATCAGCAAGGCCCAGACAGGCACACCAACCTGGGGTGGATACCCCAGCATCCATGCTGCCTATCAGCTCCATGGATCTTTGAAGTCTACCCTGCCTTTGTGTGCACAAGTTCAGCCTTTATTCAGCAGCAACAGTTTGAAGATGATGCCTACTGATATAGGCAATATTATCCACTCACCAAATAGCCCCTCTCCACCACCAAGTCATAAGAACAATGTGCTGGCCATGGAGAAGCTAGTTGAAAAAGTGACGGGGAAAAGTCCAGTAAAGagtgaaaaggaggaaaaacccTTAGAGAATAAGTGCAGGTCTGCAAAGTCTCCATTGCCAAATGCTAAGGACAAACAGGCCTCACCCAATCCAGAAAAGCTATCAAAGACAGTGAAAAGCACTGCAGTACATGGCCAGACTGAGTCAAGACGCAAAGAAGGTGAGCAAATGGAGAATAAAATAGACACAGAGATAAAGAGTGAAGTTAATTCGCCAAAAAAGCCTGTAAGCAACGGCTCCAATAACCTGAGCATAATCACTGATCACTCGCCTGAACAACCACTTGTCAACCCTCTCAGTGCTTTGCAGTCTATCATGAACAACCACTTGGGGAAAGCTTCAAAAGTGGCCACCCCCTTCATAGACCCCTTTGCAATGCTTTATAAGATCAACAGCAACTCTGCTCAGATTAAGCAAGCGGAGCCTGCGAGTCAGTaccacaatgatgatgatgatgatcagcCCATGGACTTGACGAAATCCAAAAACACCAATGGAAGTACAGCTAAGAGTACTTCTACTTcaccaaacaacaacagcattaaTAGCAAACCAGTTTTCAAGAATTTCTCTCAGTCTTCATCTCCGCCTCTACGAGAAAATGCACTGATGGATATTTCAGACATGGTAAAAAATCTGACTGGCCGTTTGACACCAAAGTCTACAACTCCATCTTCCATCtctgaaaaatctgaaattGATGGCTGTACTTTTGATGACAGCTTGGAGGAGCTGTCTCCCATCCAAAGACGGAAAGGCCGGCAGTCGAACTGGAATCCCCAGCACCTCCTGATTCTTCAGGCCCAGTTTGTCTCTAGTCTTAGAGAGACTCCTGAGGGAAAGTTTGTAATTAGTGACTTGGGACCCCAGGAACGGGTCCACATCTGTAAATTCACTGGTCTCTCCATGACTACTATCTCACATTGGCTGGCCAATGTAAAATACCAGTTAAAGCGGACAGGGGGCACAAAGTTCCTAAAAAATATTGACTCTGGCCAACCTCTGTTTTTGTGCAGTGACTGTGCGTCCCAGTTCAGGACTCCCTCCTCCTACATTCACCATTTGGAGTCCCACCTTGGGTTCACCCTAAAGGACCTCTCAAAGCTTTCCATAGATTTAATagagcagcaggctgtcagCAGAATAGAGGACAATACTTTGAGTCCATCTGGACTTACAGAGGAAGACACTGGCTCAGTATATCAGTGCAAACTGTGCAATCGGACCTTTGTGAGCAAACATGCAATCAAATTGCACCTTTGCAAAACACATGGAAAGTCACCAGAGGACCATCTCATCTTTGTGAAAGAGTTGGAAAAAACTGATAAACAGTGA